The uncultured Flavobacterium sp. genome includes the window AATCAAATCAATATCAGCTTTTTCTAATGCATTGAATACAATTACATCATCAATTCTGTTTAAGAATTCAGGAGCAAAGGTTTTTTTCAATGCATTTTCGATAATGCTTTTTGAGTTTTCATCGGCTTGAGCCACTTTTGCAGCAGTTCCGAATCCTACACCTTGTCCAAAATCTTTTAACTGACGTGCTCCAACGTTTGATGTCATGATAATGATCGTGTTTTTAAAGTCGATTTTGCGACCTAAACTATCTGTCAAATATCCGTCATCAAGAACCTGAAGCATCATATTAAATACATCCGGATGTGCTTTTTCGATCTCGTCTAATAACACAACACAATATGGTTTTCTACGAACTTTTTCAGTCAGTTGTCCACCTTCTTCATAACCTACGTATCCCGGAGGCGCTCCAACTAAACGAGAGATAGCAAATTTTTCCATGTATTCGCTCATGTCAATACGAACTAATGCATCTTCAGAATCGAATAATTCTTTTGCTAAAACTTTTGCTAATTGTGTTTTACCAACTCCAGTTTGACCTAAGAAAATGAATGAACCAATTGGTTTGTTAGGATCTTTAAGTCCGGCTCTGTTACGTTGAATAGAACGTGCAATTTTAAGAACAGCCTCATTTTGACCAATTACTTTGTTCTGAATCAATTCAGGTAATTGTGCTAATTTGTTACTTTCTGTTTGTGCAATTCTGTTTACAGGAATTCCGGTCATCATCGAAACAACATCGGCTACATTATCTTCTGTAACTTCAATTCTGTTGTTTTTAGAATCTTCTTCCCATTGTTCTTGTGCAATAGCAAGATCTTTTTCAATGCGTTTTTCATCGTCGCGAAGCTTAGCTGCTTCTTCATATTTTTGTTTTTTAACGACCATGTTTTTCATTTCACGCACTTCTTCTAACTGACGTTCCAGATCCAAAATTTGTTTTGGAACATCAATATTAGTAATGTGTACACGAGATCCTGCTTCGTCAAGAGCATCAATAGCTTTGTCCGGTAAAAAACGCTCAGACATATATCTGTTTGTTAATTTAACGCAAGCTTCAATAGCTTCCTGAGTATAAGTTACATTGTGGTGATCTTCGTATTTGTCTTTTACGTTGTTCAAAATTGCAATTGTTTCTTCAACGGTGGTTGGTTCTACAATTACTTTTTGGAAACGTCTTTCTAAGGCACCGTCTTTCTCAATATATTGTCTGTACTCATCAAGAGTAGTAGCGCCAATACATTGGATTTCTCCTCTTGCTAAAGCAGGTTTGAACATGTTTGAAGCATCAAGAGATCCTGTTGCTCCACCAGCACCTACAATAGTGTGAATTTCGTCAATAAAAAGAATAATGTCATCGTTTTTCTCAAGCTCGTTCATCACTGCTTTCATTCTTTCTTCGAATTGTCCTCTGTATTTTGTTCCGGCTACTAAACTGGCCAGATCAAGGGTAACCACACGTTTGTGGAAAAGAATACGAGATACTTTCTTCTGAATGATACGCAAAGCAAGTCCTTCTGCAATAGCAGATTTACCAACTCCGGGCTCTCCAATAAGGAGTGGGTTGTTCTTTTTTCTACGGCTTAGAATTTGAGAAACACGTTCAATTTCTTTTTCGCGTCCTACAACCGGATCTAGTTTTCCTTCCTCGGCCATTTCTGTTAAATCTCTCCCAAAATTATCTAAAACCGGAGTCTTAGATTTTTTGTTTGACTTATTGGCGGGATTATTAAAACTACTTTCTTTAAGACTGTCATCTTGTCCTGAATCGTCATTATACGATTCGTTTCTTGGCAAGTTTTCTAAGAATTCTTCTTCGTTTGGAGTCATGTTTAAATATTGTTCTTTAGCTACGTCATAATCTATTTTTAGTTTATTCAATAGCTTGGTTGTTGGATCGTTTTCGTTTCTTAAGATGCATAAAAGCAAGTGCGCCGTGCTAATCGACGAGCTTTGAAATACTTTGGCTTCAAGAAAGGTTGTCTTCAGGGCTCTTTCCGCTTGACGGGTAAGATGAAGATTTTTCTTTTCAGCATTTACTTCAACGCTTTGATTGGCTGGACTCAGTATTTCTACTTTCCTGCGTAAATGATCTAGATCGACTGCGAGGTTATTAAGTATATGAATAGCTTTTCCGTTTCCATCCCTTAAAATGCCTAGCATCAAATGTTCAGTACCAATAAAGTCGTGGCCCAAACGTAAGGCTTCCTCTTTACTGTAGGTAATAACATCTTTTACTCTTGGTGAAAAATTATCATCCATAATATATAATTGGTGTTGTAAATTTAGTGAATTACAGTTTGAAAAACAAAAACCATACCTTTTGGATCTCCTGACAGCTAAGGGACAAAAAAAATAACAATAAAAGAGTTAAAATACGCTTAATTTATTAACTAAAAGCTAAAATAAAGTTGTTAATAAATCATTGAAATAAGTGTAAGGAAATAGCTGAAAAAATTCCAAAAAACCGTATCTTGGCACGCTTTGAAACTAATATAATTATTTAAACATAACAACTTATGTCTGAAGGAGAAAAGTTAATTCCTATTAACATAGAAGATGAAATGAAATCAGCTTACATCGATTATTCGATGTCAGTAATCGTATCGAGAGCGCTTCCTGATGTTAGAGATGGCTTGAAACCAGTGCATCGAAGAGTTCTTTACGGAATGTATGACTTAGGAGTAACCTCAAGATCTGCCCACAAAAAATCTGCGAGAATCGTAGGGGAGGTTCTTGGTAAGTATCACCCACACGGAGATACTTCTGTTTATGATGCAATGGTGCGTATGGCTCAGGAGTGGAGTATGCGATATTTATTAGTGGACGGTCAGGGTAACTTTGGTTCTGTTGATGGTGACAGTCCTGCAGCAATGCGTTATACTGAGGCCAGAATGCGTAAAATCTCTGAAGATATTATGGCAGATATCGAAAAAGAAACTGTTGATTTTCAACTAAACTTTGACGATACTTTATATGAGCCAAAAGTAATGCCAACAAGAGTTCCTACCTTATTAGTAAACGGAGCGACAGGTATTGCAGTTGGTATGGCTACAAATATGCCTCCACACAATTTAACTGAAGTTATCAACGGTACACTTGCGTATCTTGATAATAACGATATTGAAGTTGACGAATTAATGACACATATTAAAGCTCCGGATTTTCCAACCGGTGGTGTAATATATGGTTATGAAGGTGTTCGTGAAGCTTTTAAAACCGGTAGAGGACGTATTGTAATGCGTGCTAAAGTTGGTTTTGAAGAAGTAGATGGAAGAGAATGTATCATTGTTACTGAAATTCCATATCAGGTTAACAAGGCCGAAATGATTAAGCGTACGGCTGATTTAGTTAACGATAAAAAAATTGAAGGTATTGCGAATATTCGTGACGAGTCAGACAGAAACGGTATGCGTATCGTTTATATCCTGAAACGTGATGCTACGCCAAACGTAGTTTTGAATACCTTATATAAGTTTACATCATTACAATCATCTTTTAGTGTAAACAATATTGCATTAGTAAAAGGTCGCCCACAAATGTTGAATCTAAAAGATATGATTCACTATTTTATTGAGCACCGTCATGATGTAGTAGTTCGTAGAACTCGTTTTGAATTGCGTAAAGCTGAAGAAAGAGCACATATTTTAGAGGGTTTAATTATTGCATCTGATAATATCGATGAAGTAATCGCTATCATTAGAGGTTCTAAAAATACAGAAGAAGCTCGTGACAAATTAATCGAAAGATTTAATTTGTCAGACATTCAGGCTCGTGCTATTGTTGAGATGCGTTTGCGTCAGTTAACAGGTCTGGAACAAGATAAGTTAAGAGCTGAGTTTGAAGAATTAATGAAATTAATTGAGCACTTAAAAGCTTTATTAGCAGATGTTAATTTAAGAACGAACTTAATTAAAGAAGAACTTGAAGAAATTCGTGAGAAATACGGAGATGAGCGTCGTTCTACTATTGAATATTCTGGTGGAGATGTAAGTATCGAAGATTTAATTGCTGATGAAAATGTGGTTATTACAATTTCGCACGCAGGTTATATCAAACGTACAAACCTTACTGAATACAAAACTCAAAATAGAGGTGGAGTTGGACAAAAAAGCGCAGGAACAAGAGATCAGGATTTCCTTGAACACATGTTCGTTGCGACCAATCACCAATATATGATGTTCTTTACCCAAAAAGGAAAATGTTTCTGGATGCGTGTTTACGAAATTCCGGAAGGAAGTAAAACTGCAAAAGGTAGAGCAATTCAGAACCTGGTAAATATTGAAAGCGATGATAAAGTAAAAGCTTTTATTTGTACACAAGATTTAAAAGACAAAGATTATATTAACAGTCATAACCTTGTAATGGTAACAAAACAAGGACAAGTTAAGAAAACATCTTTAGAGAAATATTCTAAACCTAGAGTAAATGGTGTTGCTGCTATTACTATTAAAGATGGTGATGAGTTACTTGAAGCTAAATTAACCAACGGAGAAAGTCAAATTATCCTTGCAGTTAAGTCAGGTAAATTGGTTCGTTTTGAGGAAACTAAAACACGTCCGATGGGAAGAACAGCTTCCGGAGTTCGTGGAATTACCTTAAAAGACGATACTGATGAAGTAATTGGTATGGTTACTGTTGATAAAGAGAATGTAAACGATACACAGATTTTGGTTGTAACTGAAAACGGATACGGTAAACGTACTAAATTAGTTGATGACGATGGAGAGGATGTTTACAGAATCACAAACCGTGGAGGTAAAGGTGTAAAAACCCTTAATATCACGGAGAAAACAGGAAAATTAATTTCTATTAGTAATGTAACAGATGCTGATGATTTAATGATTATCAACAAATCAGGATTGACTATTAGAATGGCTATTGAAGATTTACGTGTAATGGGTCGTGCAACACAAGGTGTTCGATTGATTAACTTAAAAGGTAAAGATTCTATCGCGGCCGTAACAAAAGTTATGAAAGATGATGTTGCAGAAGTTATTGTTGATGAAGATGGTAATGTTATTGAATCTGCAATCGAAAGAGTTAAGCCGGACTTAGAAGTTCTTGAAGACGACGGAACTGTAGAGGACGACGACGATGATTCTGAAGAAGAAATAGAAGACGAAGATGACTCTGAAGAAGAAGAATCTGAGGAATAATAAATTTAACCCGGGAATAATTAAAAATAAATACACAAATTGAATATTATGAAAAGTAAGTATGTAATACTAGCATCAGCATTATTGATTTCGGTAGCTACTTTTGCTCAGAAAGATCAAATTAAAAATGCTGAAAAAGCATTAAAAAGCGGTGATGCTCAAGGAGCAATTACAATATTGAAAGACGCTCAGAACTTGGTAGTAAATGCCAAAGATGTTGAACAAGCGCAATACTATTTTGTACAAGGAAATGCTTATTTAGAACTTGCAAACAAAAAAGTAGAAGAGGGTAAAAATTTGGGTCTTGCTGCTGAGAGCTATAACAAGTTAATAGAAGTTGAAAAAACGTCTGGAAAACAAAAGTATTCAATTCAGGCAGCAGCTTCAATTACTGAAATTAAAGGAAAGTTAATTAACGCTGCTATTGCTGATACACAAGCTAACAAAAGTGTAGAAGGTGCAAAAAAATTGTACGATGCTTATTTGTTAGATAAAAAAGATACAATCAACTTGTATTATGCAGCTTCAACAGCGGTAAATGCTCAGGATTTTGATACAGCTTTACCAATGTACGAAGAATTGAAAAAATTAAACTATTCAGGAAAAGGAACTTCTTATACTGCTTTGAACAAAGCTTCAGGTAATGAAGATGGTTTTACTACTGCAAAAGAAAGAGATTTAGCTGTAAAATTGGGAACTCACGAAAAACCAAAAACAGAAGCTATTCCTTCTAAAAGAGGAGAAATCTACAAAAATTTAGCTTTGATTTTAGTTCAAAAAGGACGTACTGAAGAAGCTAAAAAAGCTATCGCCGATGCAAGAAAAGCAAATCCGGATGATGCTTCTTTAATTTTATCAGAAGCTAATTTATATCTTGAAACTAAAGACTACGATACTTATAAAAAATTGGTGAACCTGGCTTTAGAAAAAGACCCAAACAATGCCGATTTAGTTTTTAACTTAGGAGTTATTAGTGCAAATGCTAAAAACGCTGCAGATGCTGAGAAATATTATTTGAGAGCGATCGAAATCAATCCAAACTATACAAATGCTTACCTTAACGTTGCAGCATTAAAATTAGAAGCTGAGAAGCCAATCATTGACGAAATGAATAAATTGGGTACTTCTGCTAAAGATATGAAGCGTTACGATGTATTAAAAGCACAAAGAGAAAGTGTTTTTAGAGGAGTAATTCCTTACCTTAAAAAAGCAAATGAATTAGATCCTAAAAACGAAGATGTTTCTAAAACATTATTAGGTGTTTACAAAGCTTTAGAAATGACTGCTGAAGCAAAAGCATTAAAAGCTACAATGAACTAAGAAATTCTTCTTATAAAAAAAATATCCCGCCTAAAGCGGGATTTTTTTTGCTTAAATTTTTTATTAGCTAACTAAAGTAACTGATAAGGTAATGGTTGTGTTTAATAGCTTGGATATTGGACAGATTTCTTTTGCTTTTGAAGCGGTTTTTTCAAATTCTTCGGCAGAAATTGAAGGCACTTTTCCTTTTAAGTCCAAATGAATCAAAGTTATAGTTCCATCTTCAAAAGTTACTGTCGCTTCTGTAGATAAATCATCGGCAGTAAAACCAGCTTCGTTAAGTAAAAAGCTTAATTGCATCGTAAAACAGCCAGAATGAGCTGCAGCAACAAGTTCTTCAGGATTAGTTCCAACTCCGTCTGCAAATCTTGTCTTAAATGATAATTGTGCGTTATCTAATGTGGTACTTTGAGTACTGATTGTTCCTTTTCCTTCCATACCGGTTCCTTTCCAGGTGGCATTTGCTTTTCTTGTAAATTTCATTTTCGTCGTTATTAGAATTAATAATTGGATTTGTTTACTTTATTGATTGTCAGTAAATAATGTGGTTATTCAAATGTAAACAATATTTTATAAAATTGTTTTATGAAATTGTATCAGAATGTTAAGTTTCAGGTTTTAGGTTGGAGTGAGATTTAACCGCAAAGAGTGCAAAGTTTTTTTATTTGTAAGGCTTTTATAAAACTGCAAAGTTCGCAAAGCTTTGTATTGATAAAGCTTTGTGAATTTTGTGAACTCGTTATTTTTTATTCCCATATTTTTGTCATCCCGAGGAACGAGGGATCTCCGCAAGTAGCTCGACAAAGATTGATCGTCACTTTGCGGAGTTTCTTGCGGAGATCCCTCGTTCCTCGGGATGACAAGATTGCTAGCAATACTATAAGGTAAAGCTTCGCGCGCTTTGCGGTTAAAAAACAACAACCAGAAACAAAAAAGGTGTAATGAATATTTTCACTACACCTTAAAAATTAATTTATGTACTTAAATCTTATTCGTGATTTAAGTTTCTTAATTGTTTCAATTTATCTTTCCATACATCAAGGCTTTCTTTGTGAATGGCAATGTTTTTGCGTACTTCAAGAACAATTGAATTCTCTTTTTTAGCATTTTTAGTATTCGTAAAAAACTGAATATTATTCTCTAATTGGAAAATTTCATTTTGAACTTCTTCGATTTTACGCATTAAGAAAATCTTTTCATTGTCTAATTTACGAGTATCGTTACTATCAGATAATGAATCAATACGGTTAGCAAAACGCATCATTTCAGTTTCTTTTTTACTCAAACTTAATTTTTCAAAAAGTGCATCCAGAATTTTATTGAATTTCCCTTCAATGTGACGTCTTGCAAAAGGTACTTTTCCGTAGCTTTTCCAGATTTCGATATGTTGTTTAATTGCATCCAAATCAGTTTTGTGATCACCAGTAAGTTGGTAAGCTCTCAAAACATCTAAATAGGCTTTTTTGTTGTCAAAAGCAGCTACC containing:
- a CDS encoding ATP-dependent Clp protease ATP-binding subunit codes for the protein MDDNFSPRVKDVITYSKEEALRLGHDFIGTEHLMLGILRDGNGKAIHILNNLAVDLDHLRRKVEILSPANQSVEVNAEKKNLHLTRQAERALKTTFLEAKVFQSSSISTAHLLLCILRNENDPTTKLLNKLKIDYDVAKEQYLNMTPNEEEFLENLPRNESYNDDSGQDDSLKESSFNNPANKSNKKSKTPVLDNFGRDLTEMAEEGKLDPVVGREKEIERVSQILSRRKKNNPLLIGEPGVGKSAIAEGLALRIIQKKVSRILFHKRVVTLDLASLVAGTKYRGQFEERMKAVMNELEKNDDIILFIDEIHTIVGAGGATGSLDASNMFKPALARGEIQCIGATTLDEYRQYIEKDGALERRFQKVIVEPTTVEETIAILNNVKDKYEDHHNVTYTQEAIEACVKLTNRYMSERFLPDKAIDALDEAGSRVHITNIDVPKQILDLERQLEEVREMKNMVVKKQKYEEAAKLRDDEKRIEKDLAIAQEQWEEDSKNNRIEVTEDNVADVVSMMTGIPVNRIAQTESNKLAQLPELIQNKVIGQNEAVLKIARSIQRNRAGLKDPNKPIGSFIFLGQTGVGKTQLAKVLAKELFDSEDALVRIDMSEYMEKFAISRLVGAPPGYVGYEEGGQLTEKVRRKPYCVVLLDEIEKAHPDVFNMMLQVLDDGYLTDSLGRKIDFKNTIIIMTSNVGARQLKDFGQGVGFGTAAKVAQADENSKSIIENALKKTFAPEFLNRIDDVIVFNALEKADIDLIIEIELAKLYSRVSELGYTLKLTDKAKAFIAEKGFDRQFGARPLKRAIQKYVEDLLAEEIITSKIHSGDEILMDLKDDSQELSVEIHKAEEPTNQ
- the gyrA gene encoding DNA gyrase subunit A; the protein is MSEGEKLIPINIEDEMKSAYIDYSMSVIVSRALPDVRDGLKPVHRRVLYGMYDLGVTSRSAHKKSARIVGEVLGKYHPHGDTSVYDAMVRMAQEWSMRYLLVDGQGNFGSVDGDSPAAMRYTEARMRKISEDIMADIEKETVDFQLNFDDTLYEPKVMPTRVPTLLVNGATGIAVGMATNMPPHNLTEVINGTLAYLDNNDIEVDELMTHIKAPDFPTGGVIYGYEGVREAFKTGRGRIVMRAKVGFEEVDGRECIIVTEIPYQVNKAEMIKRTADLVNDKKIEGIANIRDESDRNGMRIVYILKRDATPNVVLNTLYKFTSLQSSFSVNNIALVKGRPQMLNLKDMIHYFIEHRHDVVVRRTRFELRKAEERAHILEGLIIASDNIDEVIAIIRGSKNTEEARDKLIERFNLSDIQARAIVEMRLRQLTGLEQDKLRAEFEELMKLIEHLKALLADVNLRTNLIKEELEEIREKYGDERRSTIEYSGGDVSIEDLIADENVVITISHAGYIKRTNLTEYKTQNRGGVGQKSAGTRDQDFLEHMFVATNHQYMMFFTQKGKCFWMRVYEIPEGSKTAKGRAIQNLVNIESDDKVKAFICTQDLKDKDYINSHNLVMVTKQGQVKKTSLEKYSKPRVNGVAAITIKDGDELLEAKLTNGESQIILAVKSGKLVRFEETKTRPMGRTASGVRGITLKDDTDEVIGMVTVDKENVNDTQILVVTENGYGKRTKLVDDDGEDVYRITNRGGKGVKTLNITEKTGKLISISNVTDADDLMIINKSGLTIRMAIEDLRVMGRATQGVRLINLKGKDSIAAVTKVMKDDVAEVIVDEDGNVIESAIERVKPDLEVLEDDGTVEDDDDDSEEEIEDEDDSEEEESEE
- a CDS encoding tetratricopeptide repeat protein, with the translated sequence MKSKYVILASALLISVATFAQKDQIKNAEKALKSGDAQGAITILKDAQNLVVNAKDVEQAQYYFVQGNAYLELANKKVEEGKNLGLAAESYNKLIEVEKTSGKQKYSIQAAASITEIKGKLINAAIADTQANKSVEGAKKLYDAYLLDKKDTINLYYAASTAVNAQDFDTALPMYEELKKLNYSGKGTSYTALNKASGNEDGFTTAKERDLAVKLGTHEKPKTEAIPSKRGEIYKNLALILVQKGRTEEAKKAIADARKANPDDASLILSEANLYLETKDYDTYKKLVNLALEKDPNNADLVFNLGVISANAKNAADAEKYYLRAIEINPNYTNAYLNVAALKLEAEKPIIDEMNKLGTSAKDMKRYDVLKAQRESVFRGVIPYLKKANELDPKNEDVSKTLLGVYKALEMTAEAKALKATMN
- a CDS encoding OsmC family protein, whose translation is MKFTRKANATWKGTGMEGKGTISTQSTTLDNAQLSFKTRFADGVGTNPEELVAAAHSGCFTMQLSFLLNEAGFTADDLSTEATVTFEDGTITLIHLDLKGKVPSISAEEFEKTASKAKEICPISKLLNTTITLSVTLVS